A window of the Cytophagaceae bacterium genome harbors these coding sequences:
- a CDS encoding SAM-dependent methyltransferase, translating to MRNLFLLPMLLADNTHQKSLTPEAIAVIKSLKVFFVENIKTTRRFISSLKLGMVIDELQFFEINQETGFEEVYNNLQESEGDFGVISEAGCAGVADPGALVVEVAHQLGIKVNPLVGPNSILLALMASGFNGQSFVFHGYLPIKDDERSKKLRLIEKEASQKKQTQIFMETPYRNHQLLNAIYNNLNPATRLCIACDITSEQEFIKTQSVGTWKKNGLPDIQKRPTIFLIY from the coding sequence ATGCGGAATTTATTTCTCTTACCCATGCTTCTTGCTGATAATACCCATCAAAAATCATTGACGCCGGAAGCCATAGCGGTTATTAAGTCATTGAAAGTATTTTTTGTAGAAAATATTAAAACCACCCGAAGGTTTATTTCTTCTTTAAAACTAGGCATGGTGATTGATGAGCTTCAATTTTTTGAAATCAATCAGGAAACAGGATTTGAAGAGGTTTATAATAATCTTCAGGAATCTGAGGGTGATTTTGGAGTAATCTCTGAAGCCGGATGTGCGGGAGTGGCAGACCCTGGAGCCTTGGTGGTAGAAGTGGCACATCAATTGGGGATAAAAGTAAATCCATTGGTGGGTCCAAATTCAATACTTCTAGCTTTAATGGCATCAGGTTTTAATGGTCAGTCTTTTGTTTTTCATGGTTATTTACCAATTAAAGATGATGAAAGATCGAAAAAACTCCGCCTAATAGAGAAAGAAGCCAGCCAGAAAAAGCAAACACAGATTTTTATGGAGACTCCCTACCGCAACCATCAGCTTCTGAATGCAATTTATAATAACCTCAACCCAGCCACAAGACTTTGCATTGCCTGTGACATTACCTCTGAGCAGGAATTTATCAAAACGCAGTCCGTAGGTACCTGGAAAAAAAATGGCCTTCCTGATATACAGAAAAGGCCAACAATTTTTTTGATTTATTAA
- a CDS encoding DUF2892 domain-containing protein encodes MKKNMGLIDRGLRVLVALVLAFLYYNGTLTGTWGIVALVIAVVFLLTSLISFCPLYTVIGLNTSDKKE; translated from the coding sequence ATGAAAAAAAACATGGGATTGATTGATCGCGGCCTCCGGGTTTTGGTGGCTCTGGTTCTGGCTTTTCTTTATTACAATGGTACACTTACCGGCACATGGGGCATAGTTGCTTTAGTTATTGCCGTCGTATTTTTACTTACCAGTCTAATTAGTTTTTGCCCTCTTTACACTGTTATCGGGCTGAATACTTCAGACAAAAAGGAATAA
- a CDS encoding alpha/beta hydrolase, whose product MVKVLFFWIISLNILIAQTKIIPLYEGAAPGLKPGLNVKEDLKVGETDGITRLRDITIPTLTVFLPKNKTSDAAVIICPGGGYYILAWDHEGTSIGEWFAKRGVTAFVLKYRLPQPELFENSEIRPLQDIQQAIRFVRKNATGYKLNPVKIGVMGFSAGGHLAATASTHFNKQVGEIVDTNVNVRPDFSILMYPVISFTDGLAHLGSRDNLLNKNISLEKIKEYSNELQVNKDTPPAFLVHAIDDGVLVGNSIEYVKALKSQNIPVEMHIYDNGGHGFSMKKSNTGPVAKWPDRLAEWMQAHNWMK is encoded by the coding sequence ATGGTTAAAGTATTGTTTTTCTGGATAATATCATTGAATATTTTGATAGCTCAAACCAAAATTATCCCTTTATATGAAGGTGCAGCACCCGGCTTGAAACCGGGTTTAAATGTTAAGGAAGATTTGAAAGTTGGGGAAACTGACGGAATTACAAGGCTAAGGGATATTACTATACCCACCCTTACAGTTTTTTTACCAAAAAATAAAACCTCCGATGCTGCTGTTATCATCTGTCCTGGCGGAGGCTATTACATATTGGCATGGGACCATGAAGGTACCAGTATAGGGGAATGGTTTGCCAAAAGAGGAGTAACCGCCTTTGTTTTGAAATACAGACTTCCACAGCCGGAGCTTTTTGAGAATTCGGAAATAAGACCCCTTCAGGATATTCAGCAGGCCATTAGGTTTGTAAGAAAAAATGCAACTGGATACAAATTGAATCCAGTCAAAATAGGAGTGATGGGTTTTTCGGCGGGTGGACATTTGGCTGCAACAGCTTCAACACACTTTAATAAACAGGTAGGTGAAATCGTAGATACGAATGTTAATGTCAGACCAGATTTTTCGATTTTGATGTATCCGGTTATTAGTTTTACTGATGGACTGGCACACCTGGGCTCGAGAGATAATCTTTTAAATAAAAATATTTCTTTAGAAAAAATCAAAGAGTACTCCAATGAACTTCAGGTAAATAAAGACACACCGCCGGCATTTTTGGTTCATGCTATTGACGATGGTGTATTGGTGGGTAATAGTATTGAGTATGTAAAAGCACTGAAATCGCAAAATATTCCTGTAGAAATGCACATTTACGATAATGGAGGGCATGGATTTTCAATGAAAAAGTCAAATACCGGCCCGGTTGCCAAATGGCCGGATAGGCTCGCAGAATGGATGCAAGCTCACAATTGGATGAAATAA
- a CDS encoding RNA-binding protein yields the protein MNIFVAKLNYDTSDDTLLGAFEEFGTVDSAKIIMDKFTGRSKGFGFVEMPDDAEAKNAINALNETELDGRTIVVKVAEPKGERPQRRERY from the coding sequence ATGAACATTTTCGTAGCAAAATTGAATTACGACACTTCTGATGACACTCTATTGGGTGCATTTGAAGAATTTGGCACTGTTGATTCAGCCAAAATTATTATGGACAAATTTACAGGTCGCTCAAAAGGCTTTGGCTTTGTAGAAATGCCAGATGACGCTGAGGCAAAAAATGCCATTAACGCTCTGAATGAAACAGAACTTGACGGACGTACTATTGTGGTTAAAGTAGCTGAACCAAAAGGCGAAAGACCTCAAAGAAGAGAAAGATATTAA
- a CDS encoding amidohydrolase family protein: protein MKIDAHQHFWKYNTEDFGWIDDSMSVIKKDFLPENLAPILKENGFDGCVSVQVNQILEENDFMLGLAAKNDFIKGIVAWVDLQSENLKEQLQEFKKTPVIKGFRHVLQAEKEGFITNPAFISGVKTLSEFDFCYDILIFPHQLKEAKTLIKNCPDNKFIIDHMAKPYIKDKKVSQWANYMQKIGELPNVMCKVSGMVTEAEWSGWQKEDFYIYLDMVLGAFGTKRLVYGSDWPVCTLAAQYSKQLEIVESYFEKLSSTEKSDIFGGNACRFYGI from the coding sequence ATGAAAATAGACGCTCACCAGCATTTCTGGAAATATAATACTGAAGACTTCGGATGGATTGACGACAGCATGTCAGTAATTAAAAAAGATTTTTTACCGGAAAACCTTGCTCCCATATTAAAAGAAAATGGATTTGATGGATGTGTCTCGGTGCAGGTTAACCAGATTTTGGAAGAAAATGACTTTATGCTCGGACTTGCTGCCAAAAACGACTTCATTAAAGGGATTGTAGCATGGGTAGATTTGCAATCGGAGAATCTCAAAGAACAATTGCAGGAATTCAAGAAAACACCTGTCATCAAAGGCTTCAGGCATGTTTTACAAGCCGAAAAAGAAGGCTTTATTACTAATCCGGCATTTATATCCGGTGTAAAAACACTTTCAGAATTTGACTTTTGTTATGATATTTTAATTTTCCCTCACCAGCTCAAAGAAGCCAAAACTTTGATAAAAAATTGCCCTGACAATAAGTTTATAATCGACCATATGGCGAAACCTTACATAAAAGATAAAAAAGTAAGTCAATGGGCCAATTATATGCAAAAAATAGGGGAATTGCCCAATGTAATGTGTAAAGTGTCGGGAATGGTTACAGAAGCCGAATGGTCGGGCTGGCAAAAGGAAGATTTCTATATCTATCTCGATATGGTTTTAGGAGCTTTTGGTACAAAAAGACTGGTTTATGGCTCCGATTGGCCGGTTTGCACATTGGCAGCTCAGTATTCAAAACAACTGGAAATTGTGGAATCTTATTTCGAAAAACTCTCTTCAACCGAAAAATCTGATATTTTTGGAGGTAATGCCTGCAGATTTTATGGGATTTGA
- a CDS encoding PD40 domain-containing protein: protein MRKIIIVLFGLYFGFSSFESFSQIKNYKRGLSSMESGNFDIAIKEFLKVKDIDSSQVGVLNLKIADSYRLSNRWIEALPYYEKAVKKDVSDPDLLFNYAYALKSNEEYDMAKDYFQKFLETKPANKVLTERALRETNTLQMIGSLKEKNAGLEFKNLSELNTWGIEYSGMILDGSFVFSASKKEKTYSNGLPFLGIYKVKIKEDLSVQGTVEPFSSKILDPDRNEGSPTFTPDGKTMVFARGNSGKRKDNSSDVDLYLSRYVAGEGWTEPRLVSASDSASWDGSPAFSRDGKTLYFASDRPGGSGGLDIYRVNMDASGRFGNAANMGKAINTAGDEMFPFVSEDGKLYFASDGHPGLGKLDLFVAVRSGGKITVENLGLPYNSSMDDFGLSFDENGNQFFTSNRAAGKGSDDIYFYQAPPKPKEEEVAENGENPNNKPSGTPESENSKVVNYYLNVNVFTQIADKTVALDSSGIKVLKIEGGIEEQISEHMLTNGKSEPIKLEEDTDYVILAEKSGFLSKRAEFTMYGRSIPVPLLTKPVTDTTYITNINLEQIFIGKTFRLENIYYDLDKYDIRPDAALELDKLVQILKDNPTIKIELGSHTDIRGTDLYNIRLSQRRAEAVINYLSIKGISKERLEAKGYGETELIIQNAKDEEEHQVNRRTEFKVLEFIKATESE from the coding sequence ATGAGAAAAATTATCATTGTGCTTTTTGGATTGTATTTCGGTTTTAGTTCTTTCGAGAGTTTTTCACAAATAAAAAACTATAAAAGAGGACTGAGTAGCATGGAAAGTGGCAATTTTGATATTGCAATCAAAGAGTTTTTAAAAGTTAAAGATATTGACAGTAGCCAGGTTGGAGTTTTGAATCTCAAAATCGCAGATTCTTATCGTTTGTCAAACCGCTGGATAGAAGCTCTTCCTTATTATGAAAAAGCTGTAAAAAAGGATGTTTCTGATCCTGATTTGCTTTTCAATTATGCCTACGCACTCAAATCAAACGAAGAGTACGATATGGCAAAAGACTATTTTCAGAAATTTCTTGAAACCAAACCCGCCAATAAAGTGCTCACCGAAAGAGCCCTCCGTGAAACCAATACATTACAGATGATTGGCTCTCTAAAAGAAAAAAATGCCGGGCTGGAGTTTAAAAATTTATCAGAATTGAATACCTGGGGTATCGAGTATTCAGGAATGATACTGGATGGATCTTTTGTTTTTTCGGCCAGTAAAAAAGAGAAAACATATTCCAATGGTCTGCCATTTCTCGGAATTTACAAAGTAAAAATTAAAGAAGACCTCTCCGTGCAGGGAACCGTAGAACCCTTTTCTTCAAAAATTCTGGACCCTGACAGGAATGAAGGCTCACCTACTTTTACTCCTGATGGTAAAACCATGGTTTTTGCCAGAGGAAATTCGGGTAAAAGAAAAGATAATTCCTCTGATGTGGATTTGTATCTAAGCAGATATGTGGCGGGTGAAGGTTGGACTGAGCCTCGATTGGTAAGTGCCTCAGATTCGGCATCTTGGGATGGTTCTCCTGCCTTTTCACGTGATGGAAAAACCTTGTATTTTGCCTCCGACAGACCTGGTGGGAGTGGTGGATTAGATATTTACCGGGTTAATATGGATGCCTCGGGTCGATTTGGGAATGCGGCCAACATGGGTAAAGCAATAAATACCGCCGGCGATGAAATGTTTCCTTTTGTGTCAGAAGATGGCAAACTTTATTTTGCTTCTGACGGGCATCCCGGGCTTGGTAAACTGGATTTATTTGTTGCGGTTAGGTCTGGAGGAAAAATTACTGTTGAAAATCTCGGACTTCCATACAACAGCTCAATGGATGATTTTGGCTTGTCTTTTGATGAAAATGGAAATCAGTTTTTTACGTCAAACCGTGCTGCAGGCAAGGGCTCTGATGATATCTATTTCTATCAGGCTCCGCCAAAACCTAAAGAAGAAGAAGTAGCCGAAAATGGAGAAAACCCCAATAATAAACCTTCAGGCACTCCTGAAAGTGAAAATAGTAAGGTAGTTAATTATTATTTAAACGTTAATGTATTTACACAAATAGCCGACAAAACTGTTGCTTTAGATTCTTCTGGTATCAAAGTTCTGAAAATCGAAGGAGGCATTGAAGAGCAAATTAGTGAGCACATGCTGACGAATGGAAAATCGGAACCAATAAAATTGGAAGAAGATACTGATTATGTGATTCTCGCAGAAAAAAGTGGGTTTTTATCAAAAAGAGCCGAATTTACGATGTATGGTAGAAGCATTCCCGTACCATTGTTAACAAAACCTGTAACTGATACAACTTATATTACCAACATAAATCTTGAGCAAATCTTTATTGGAAAAACTTTCAGGCTGGAAAATATATATTATGATCTCGACAAATATGATATCAGACCCGATGCAGCTCTGGAATTGGACAAACTGGTACAGATTTTAAAGGATAATCCTACCATAAAAATTGAGCTGGGATCACATACCGATATCAGAGGGACCGATTTGTATAACATCAGATTGTCGCAAAGACGTGCTGAGGCGGTTATTAACTATTTGTCTATCAAAGGGATATCCAAGGAAAGGCTGGAAGCAAAAGGCTATGGTGAAACAGAGTTAATTATTCAGAATGCCAAAGATGAAGAAGAGCATCAGGTAAACCGGAGAACCGAATTTAAAGTTCTGGAATTTATCAAAGCCACAGAATCTGAATAG
- a CDS encoding HAD family phosphatase — protein sequence MKKAVIFDMDGVICHTNPFHSIAFKRFFEKRNLFPTEEEFSQHMYGKSNSYILSHFLGRKIEGKEFDDLEYEKESLFREIYAENIKEIEGFMAFLKSLKEAGFLTGVATSAPRANLDLIMKGLGFETMMESIMASENVSHHKPHPEVYLQSAENLGVKPSESVVFEDSFSGVSAGMNAGMKVVGVLSSHTKEELPPCCFYIQNYKDIKTENILKILSQ from the coding sequence ATGAAAAAAGCAGTAATATTTGATATGGATGGCGTAATATGCCATACCAATCCGTTTCATAGCATCGCATTTAAGCGATTTTTCGAGAAAAGAAATCTGTTTCCTACCGAAGAAGAATTTTCGCAACACATGTATGGGAAAAGTAATTCCTATATTTTGAGTCATTTTTTGGGCAGAAAAATAGAAGGGAAGGAATTTGATGATCTTGAATATGAAAAAGAGTCTCTTTTCAGGGAGATTTATGCAGAAAATATTAAAGAGATTGAAGGATTTATGGCTTTTTTGAAAAGCCTGAAAGAAGCAGGATTTTTGACAGGAGTGGCCACTTCAGCACCCAGAGCCAACCTCGACTTAATTATGAAGGGTCTTGGTTTTGAGACCATGATGGAATCAATTATGGCCAGTGAAAATGTAAGCCATCACAAGCCTCATCCGGAAGTTTATTTGCAATCTGCTGAAAATCTGGGTGTAAAACCCTCTGAAAGCGTGGTTTTTGAAGATTCATTTTCGGGTGTTAGTGCAGGCATGAATGCCGGCATGAAAGTAGTAGGAGTTTTGAGCTCTCATACAAAAGAAGAGTTGCCTCCATGTTGTTTTTATATTCAAAATTATAAAGACATAAAAACCGAAAATATTTTAAAAATCTTGAGTCAATAA
- a CDS encoding G8 domain-containing protein, whose protein sequence is MKKIIFILLFLISNYLGFSATRTFCGASGGNWNVASNWCSGNPAISGTLPVAGDDIIIPTGITVIANSNIGPIFRSITVNGTLNVSDNGKVETTVLYINASTGSTFSNSNNDKLKITGGTTYSGNEINTIPKGVAHGTIPPSFPVKLSNFSSDIIISKIKLNWETREETNFSKFDIQRSFDSKSFESIGLISGSGEGSYVFFDDSPKPGNNYYRLKMIDQDGSFEFSKIISQFYHLETSSLLVFPNPVENKIFEIKTQKEFSDFQIFNISGKRINAEVQKNIDHSLIILKDNIEKQSLILQANVDGKIVSQKIYVN, encoded by the coding sequence GTGAAAAAAATAATCTTCATTTTACTTTTTTTAATTTCCAATTATTTAGGCTTTTCGGCAACCCGAACATTCTGTGGAGCATCGGGTGGCAATTGGAATGTGGCATCAAATTGGTGTTCGGGAAATCCTGCAATAAGTGGCACGCTTCCTGTTGCTGGTGATGACATAATTATCCCAACAGGAATTACAGTAATTGCAAATTCAAACATTGGCCCGATTTTTAGATCTATCACTGTAAACGGTACTCTAAATGTTTCTGATAATGGAAAAGTTGAAACCACGGTATTATACATTAATGCCTCCACTGGCTCGACATTTTCCAACTCAAACAATGACAAACTAAAGATAACTGGTGGAACTACCTATAGTGGAAATGAAATTAATACAATTCCAAAAGGGGTAGCTCACGGAACAATTCCCCCATCATTTCCAGTAAAATTGTCAAATTTTAGTTCCGATATTATAATTTCAAAAATAAAATTAAATTGGGAGACACGTGAAGAAACTAATTTTTCAAAATTTGATATTCAAAGATCATTTGATAGTAAATCATTCGAAAGTATTGGCCTTATTTCTGGCTCTGGTGAAGGCAGTTATGTTTTTTTTGACGATTCACCAAAACCTGGCAACAATTACTACAGATTAAAAATGATTGACCAGGATGGTTCTTTTGAGTTTTCAAAAATCATTTCCCAATTTTATCACCTAGAGACCTCCAGTTTATTAGTTTTTCCAAATCCGGTAGAAAACAAAATTTTTGAAATAAAAACACAGAAGGAGTTTTCTGATTTTCAGATCTTTAATATTTCTGGAAAAAGAATTAACGCTGAAGTTCAAAAAAATATTGATCATTCATTAATTATCTTAAAAGATAATATAGAGAAGCAAAGCCTTATTTTACAGGCTAATGTGGATGGTAAGATAGTTTCCCAAAAAATATATGTTAATTAA
- the uvrA gene encoding excinuclease ABC subunit UvrA — MKETVNGTQTIDFDQLDPKKYIIIKGARVNNLKNVSVAIKRNTLTVITGLSGSGKSSLAFDTLYAEGQRMYVESLSSYARQFLGRMEKPEVDYIRGISPAIAIEQKVGSKNPRSTVGTTTEIYDYFKLLFARIGITISPVSGKEVKKDTVTDVVNYLFSFPENTKVMVLCPLKTNHEKTLEKELELLLKKGFGRILVNEEMMLIEEVIENFDKKIHEKSKYKILIDRAVVHFDESGNPDEDTQFRFSDSIQTAFFEGEGEVEIQIATEEGKITKKFSDRFELDGITFESPSVNLFTFNNPYGACKRCEGFGNVLGIDDNLVFPDKNLSVFEGAIAPWRSEKMNDWLMPLIRKGIRFDFPIHRSIKDLTEDQYQLLWTGNEHFAGLNDFFKFLEEQTFKIQYRVMLSRYRGRTVCPDCRGSRLRKDASYVKIAGKSIIDLVLMPISEVTTFFKNLELNDYQYKVAKRILIEINNRLDFMERVGLGYLTLNRLSNSLSGGETQRIRLATSLGSSLVGSMYILDEPSIGLHPRDTQRLVSVLKSLKDLGNTVIVVEHEEDVMKASDEIIDIGPDAGNLGGELVYQGKWDDIIPAGNKSHTVNFLSGKETIPLPKTRRKFFDFISINGAKENNLKDVSVKIPLGVFTVITGVSGSGKSTLIRKILYPALAKLKGDFGDDVGRFEDLSGSLSRITQVEMVDQNPIGKSSRSNPVTYIKAYDTLRALMAEQPLSKTRDYKPSHFSFNVEGGRCEACQGEGHQTIEMQFMADVKLTCESCHGKRFKKEVLEVKYQDKDIAEILDMTVDEALEFFRASQPKLAEKMQPLQDVGLGYIKLGQASNTLSGGEAQRVKLAFFLGKGNSDKGRTLFIFDEPTTGLHFHDIKKLLKALNALVNQGDSVVVIEHNMEIIKCSDWIIDLGPEGGDKGGYVCFEGTPDEMTKIENNYTAHFLKDKIKP; from the coding sequence ATGAAAGAAACGGTAAACGGTACCCAAACCATAGATTTTGATCAGCTTGATCCCAAAAAATATATTATTATTAAGGGAGCGAGAGTAAATAACCTAAAAAACGTCAGTGTAGCCATCAAACGCAATACTTTAACGGTAATAACTGGTTTATCGGGTAGTGGTAAGTCCTCACTGGCATTTGATACGCTTTATGCCGAAGGCCAGAGAATGTATGTGGAAAGTTTGAGTTCCTATGCAAGACAGTTTCTGGGTCGCATGGAAAAGCCCGAAGTTGATTACATCAGAGGGATTTCGCCGGCAATAGCCATAGAGCAAAAAGTTGGCTCAAAAAATCCCCGTTCCACAGTAGGTACCACAACAGAAATTTACGATTATTTCAAATTGCTATTTGCCCGAATTGGAATCACCATTTCCCCGGTTAGTGGAAAAGAAGTAAAAAAAGATACTGTAACAGATGTCGTAAATTATCTTTTTTCTTTTCCGGAGAACACCAAAGTGATGGTACTTTGTCCATTAAAAACCAATCATGAAAAAACCCTCGAAAAAGAGCTGGAATTGCTTTTAAAAAAAGGTTTTGGCCGTATTCTGGTCAATGAAGAAATGATGCTGATTGAAGAAGTGATTGAGAATTTTGACAAAAAAATACATGAGAAATCAAAATATAAAATTCTGATTGACAGAGCAGTAGTACATTTTGACGAATCCGGAAATCCTGATGAAGATACACAATTTAGATTTTCAGATTCAATTCAAACAGCATTTTTTGAGGGTGAAGGCGAGGTTGAAATACAAATTGCAACCGAGGAAGGAAAAATTACGAAAAAATTCTCGGATCGTTTTGAATTAGATGGAATAACCTTTGAATCTCCATCAGTAAATCTTTTTACATTTAATAATCCTTATGGTGCCTGTAAACGATGCGAAGGATTTGGTAACGTTTTGGGTATTGACGATAACCTCGTTTTCCCCGATAAAAACCTTTCCGTATTTGAAGGTGCAATCGCACCCTGGAGGTCTGAAAAAATGAATGACTGGCTTATGCCATTGATCAGAAAAGGTATAAGATTCGACTTTCCTATTCACAGATCCATAAAAGACCTGACCGAAGATCAATACCAGTTACTTTGGACCGGAAATGAACATTTTGCAGGCTTAAACGATTTTTTTAAGTTTCTGGAAGAACAAACCTTCAAAATTCAATATCGTGTCATGCTAAGCAGATATCGCGGCAGAACAGTATGTCCCGACTGCCGGGGTTCAAGACTACGAAAAGATGCTTCTTATGTGAAAATCGCCGGAAAATCGATTATTGATTTGGTTTTGATGCCCATTTCAGAGGTTACGACATTTTTTAAAAATCTGGAGCTTAATGATTACCAATACAAAGTAGCCAAGCGAATACTGATAGAAATCAACAACCGGCTCGATTTTATGGAAAGAGTTGGACTTGGATATTTGACACTTAACCGCCTTTCAAATTCTCTTTCCGGAGGCGAAACCCAACGAATACGCTTAGCTACTTCATTGGGTAGCTCACTGGTAGGCTCAATGTACATCCTGGATGAACCGAGTATAGGACTTCACCCTCGTGACACTCAAAGGCTTGTAAGTGTTCTAAAATCACTGAAAGATTTGGGTAATACTGTAATAGTGGTAGAACACGAAGAAGATGTAATGAAGGCCTCTGATGAAATCATAGACATTGGTCCTGATGCAGGTAATCTTGGTGGCGAGCTGGTTTACCAGGGCAAATGGGATGATATAATTCCGGCTGGCAACAAAAGTCATACTGTCAATTTTTTAAGTGGAAAAGAGACCATTCCTCTTCCTAAAACCAGAAGAAAATTCTTTGATTTTATTTCAATCAATGGAGCCAAAGAAAATAATCTGAAAGACGTTTCAGTAAAAATTCCTTTGGGTGTGTTTACGGTAATAACCGGTGTATCAGGTTCCGGAAAATCAACCCTAATCAGGAAAATCCTATATCCTGCATTGGCAAAGTTGAAAGGTGATTTCGGTGACGATGTAGGTCGTTTTGAGGATCTTTCAGGTAGTTTAAGCCGTATCACTCAGGTTGAAATGGTTGATCAAAATCCTATTGGAAAATCAAGCCGTTCCAATCCGGTTACTTATATAAAAGCTTATGATACTCTGAGGGCTCTCATGGCCGAGCAGCCTCTTTCGAAAACCCGTGATTATAAACCCTCTCATTTTTCATTTAACGTAGAAGGGGGCCGTTGTGAGGCATGCCAGGGAGAAGGCCACCAGACCATCGAAATGCAGTTTATGGCAGACGTAAAACTCACTTGCGAAAGCTGCCATGGCAAAAGATTCAAGAAAGAAGTATTAGAAGTAAAATATCAGGACAAAGACATTGCTGAAATCCTCGACATGACTGTGGACGAAGCATTGGAATTTTTCAGAGCCAGTCAACCCAAGCTCGCAGAAAAAATGCAACCCCTTCAAGACGTGGGATTGGGCTATATCAAACTAGGTCAGGCTTCCAATACGCTATCAGGAGGAGAAGCCCAAAGGGTAAAACTTGCATTCTTCTTAGGAAAAGGGAATTCTGATAAAGGAAGGACCTTGTTTATTTTTGATGAACCTACCACGGGATTGCATTTTCATGATATCAAAAAGCTTTTGAAGGCTCTTAATGCCCTTGTAAATCAGGGCGATAGCGTTGTGGTTATTGAACACAATATGGAAATAATCAAATGCTCAGACTGGATCATTGATCTCGGCCCGGAAGGTGGAGATAAAGGGGGTTACGTGTGTTTTGAAGGTACGCCAGATGAAATGACAAAAATTGAAAACAACTATACAGCACATTTTCTAAAAGACAAAATCAAACCTTAA
- the ychF gene encoding redox-regulated ATPase YchF — protein sequence MALRAGIVGLPNVGKSTLFNAVSTSAKAQASNYRFCTIDPNVGLVDVPDTRLDQLEEIVKPNRVVPTQIEIVDIAGLVKGASRGEGLGNKFLANIREVDAIIHVVRCFEDENVLREEGQINPVSDKEIIDTELQLKDLESVEKKIQKIAKQARVGGDALAKIDLEICERVKSWLEQGKNVRQLGLTKEEMVSVEDMFLLTIKPTLYVANVDEASMLTGNKYSEMLQKVADEEGNQMIVLNNSIEAQISEMEDADDKAMFFEEYKMTEPGLNKLIRSAYTLLDLATYFTAGVQEVRAWTIHKGWKAPQAAGVIHTDFEKGFIKAEVIAFDDRINYGTEAACREAGKLRIEGKEYIVKDGDVMHFRFNV from the coding sequence ATGGCTTTAAGAGCTGGGATAGTAGGCTTACCCAATGTAGGCAAATCAACACTTTTCAATGCGGTTTCAACCAGTGCTAAAGCACAGGCCTCAAATTATAGATTTTGTACAATAGACCCCAATGTGGGCCTGGTTGATGTACCTGATACCCGTCTTGATCAATTGGAAGAAATTGTAAAGCCAAACCGGGTAGTACCCACTCAAATAGAGATTGTGGATATCGCCGGACTTGTGAAAGGAGCAAGCCGTGGAGAAGGACTGGGAAATAAATTTTTGGCCAATATCCGTGAGGTAGATGCCATAATTCATGTGGTGAGATGCTTTGAAGACGAAAATGTACTTAGAGAGGAAGGTCAAATCAATCCTGTTTCAGATAAGGAAATAATTGATACAGAGCTGCAACTGAAAGACCTTGAAAGCGTAGAAAAGAAAATTCAGAAAATCGCCAAACAAGCACGTGTAGGCGGAGATGCCCTGGCAAAGATTGATTTGGAAATATGTGAAAGAGTAAAATCATGGCTCGAGCAAGGCAAAAACGTAAGACAATTGGGCTTGACCAAAGAAGAGATGGTTTCGGTAGAAGATATGTTTTTGTTGACAATCAAACCTACACTTTATGTTGCCAATGTGGACGAGGCCTCAATGCTAACAGGGAATAAATATTCCGAGATGCTTCAAAAAGTAGCAGATGAAGAAGGAAATCAAATGATTGTTTTGAACAACTCCATTGAAGCACAGATTTCGGAGATGGAAGATGCCGACGACAAAGCAATGTTTTTTGAAGAATACAAAATGACTGAGCCAGGGTTGAACAAATTGATCCGTTCGGCATATACGCTGCTTGATTTAGCTACCTATTTTACTGCCGGTGTACAGGAAGTTCGTGCCTGGACAATCCACAAAGGATGGAAGGCACCTCAGGCGGCTGGTGTGATTCATACCGATTTTGAAAAAGGATTTATCAAAGCAGAGGTGATTGCGTTTGATGACCGAATTAATTATGGCACCGAAGCCGCATGTCGCGAAGCCGGAAAACTTAGAATTGAAGGAAAAGAATATATCGTTAAAGATGGAGATGTGATGCATTTCAGATTTAATGTCTGA